In the Oscillospiraceae bacterium genome, CCGTCGGATACCGAGCTGCCGCGGTACGAGATGTCGATTTACGAATTCCTGAAACTTTGCGGTGTGGACCCGCACAATGGCTCGATGTACAAACAGGTCAAGAAAAACATCGAGGATATCGCCAACGCCAAGGTGCAGTGGATCCGGTTGGCCGGTACGCAAAAAATCACGATGTTCCGCTGGTTGAGCAGCGCCACCATCGATGAGGGCACCGGCAAGATCGTGCTGACGCTGGACCAATCCTTAAAACCCCACCTGATCCAGCTCAAAGAGTTCTACACGACAATGAACATCACCTACACATTGCCGATGAAGAGCCAGTACAGCATCAAGATCTACGAGCTGTGCAAGAGCTACCAGAACCTCTACCTCGAAAAGAAGAAAAAAGGCGAGCCGCTGGTGTGGAGCATTGAGACGCTGAAAAAGCAGGTGGACTGCAACGCGTCCAACTGGGCCCACGTGCGCCGCACCGTGCTGGACAAAGCCAAAAGTGAGATCAACGGCAAGACCGACATCCTCTTCGACTATGCCGTATACGAAAAAGACCGTCAGCGCGTCATCGCCATCTCGGTCACCATCGAGCCAGTGGATAAGCAGGTGGCCGATCAGAAACTAAACGAGATCACCAAACTGCGCAGCAAGCGTCTGCGCAAAAAGACGACCGCCCTGGAAGTGGCAGAGACAGGCACTTTGGACAATGATCCGAACATTCTGACACTGGACTATGTCTCGGTGCCCGAGACGACCATCCCCTACTCCTACGGAGCTACACCTGACCTGATGGCCCAGGAGCTGGGCGTGAAGGCCGAGCTGGATAAGCTGGCCCTGGTGCTGGCCCCCGAGGAGCTGGACGCCGTACATGTCATTATCGACGCGATGGTGCGGATGGCCGGCGCCCCCAGCGACAAGATGATCGACGGCGGCAACGCGGTGTTTTTCCAGACCGTGAACAATGTCATCGACAACTGCAAGGGCCTGCGCCGCTGGTTTGAGGGCGTGGCCAGCCGTTACGCGGCCAAGGTCATTCCCACGGCCCGCACCAAGCGTGCCCCCATGCCCTACCTGTACAAGTCCATCATGAACGACCTAGAAGATTACCGCCTATACGTGGCGGGCATCGGGGTCGAAGAACTGCGGGATGAGGACGCCGAGCCGACCGAGAACCAGGCTCCGCCGGTGCCCGACCTGCTGGAGGCGGATTTCGTTGAGGCCGAGCCCGATGCTGCTCCCGCCCAGCTGACGTCTGAGGACGCCGCCACCAAAAAGGCGATGATCGCCGCGCTGGAAAAATTCAGCGATTACGAGAACCTGAAAGGCCGCCTTTCCGGCGGCCAGCAGGAAGCGCTGGAGGACATCGTGCAGATGACCGCCTATTTCTGCCGCCGCAACGTCAAAGGCAAGGACGACGGCATGATCGAGGGCAAGGCCAACATGCAGTTTGTCGGCTCGCTGAACCGGGTTATCGCCCGTTACGGCGACCTTTCACCGCTGTTTGAGGCGCTGGCCGTGACAATGGACTACGACACCTACTGGAAAGAGCTGATGAAAAATCCCCGGATCAAGAACCCCAAACTGGTGTTCCAGACCGAGATCGAGAAAGCTTTGCTGATGCCCGCCGCCGTGCTGGGCGAGTTCCGCGCCCGCCGCGGCCAGGATCCCCTGGGCGCACCGGTGCGGGATAAAGAGGTGGATTGGCTGAAGGCGTTTGAGGAAGTGTAAGATCACTGATTATACGTTTCTGCCATTTTTAACATCGTATCAGCAAAAATTCCGTATCCTTTTGCGGGTGTGCCCACCAGCACATGGGTAACAGCGCCCACCAGTTTTCCGTCTTGCACCAGCGGCGAACCGCTCATCCCCTGCACGATACCGCCGGTGGCGGAAAGCAGGGCCGGGTCGGTGATGCGCAGGGTCAGGTCGCGATTGGCATCCTGCCCGCCGCTGCCCACCCGCTCAATGCGTACGGTGTAATGTTGGGCGGTGCGGCCCGAGAGGGTCGTCCACAGCTCGGCATCGCCGGTGTGTACCTCGCCCGGCGCGGCGATGGGCAGCATCGTCCCGATATTTTGTGCCTGGGCGGTCCAGCGGCCATACAGGCCGGTGGCATCGTTGCCCGTCACGATGCCGAGAATGTCCGATAAAAATTCCCCGCGCAGTTCCCCGGCTGTGCCGGGTGAGGCGCTGCGCACACCGGTGACAGTGACCGGCACGATCTCGCCGGAGAGCAGCGTAAAATCCGCCCCGGTGTCCACATCGGAGATCGGGTGTCCCAGCCCCGCAAAGGTGCCCGCCACCGGATCCACAAAAGTCAGTGTACCGATCCCGGCGCTGGAATCCCGCACCCACAGCCCGGCTTTGTACACCCCCGAGGCATCCGCCCAGGGGGTGAGCTGGGCCGTGTACTCATGCCCGCCGCGGCGGTAGAGGATCGTGACCGCGCTCCCCTGCCCTGTCTGCAGAGCGGCGGATAAGTCGTCGTTGCTGTGCACGGGGTGGCCCGCTGCCGAGATGATGAGGTCTCCCAGCCGCAGGCCGGCTTCTTTGGCGGGATTTTCCCGGCCAGACGCGGAATACCGATCCGCAAAAGCCACCACCAGCGCACCGTCGGAGAACATTTTTACCCCAAAAGGCGTGCCGCAGACCGCCACGCTGCGGGGGCCTGCGGCGGCGGCTGGCTCGATCTGGAAAGCCGGATGCGCCTGGCAAAGCAGCAGCACAATTGCCAACAGCAGCGCCGCCAGCCCCGCCGCGCCAAAGCGCTGCCGACAAAATTTCCGAGAATTCACGGTCAGTGCCCCCCTTCCCGCTTAGTCTGTGCGGCGCGGAGGCGGATTATTTATACATTCGTCACCCATATGGGCGAGATCAACGACATCGGCGGCATCAGCCTGTCACTGTTTCAAGGCATTGTGATGATCACCCTGAAGCTGTGGCCGCTGGCCGAGCTGGCTCCGTCGCTGCTGCTGGCTGGCCAGACAGTGCTGATGTTTGTATTTGCACGCTATGCCGTGTTTAATATTATAGGCCGGGACTACGACGCTGCGGTGCTATCCAGCGGTATATGTGGTTTTGGCAGGGGTGCCACCCCCAACGCCATGGTCAACATGCAGGCCCTGTCATGTTCTGGAAAAAATGAACCGACAAGGTCCGGCAGCGCCGCTACTGTGTGGAGCAGGAGAAACTTGTTGTGCCGGAGATCCACACCGGCCGCACCCACAAGAACACCCCCGCCCCGACGGAAGAAACGAAGCCCGCCGAGGAACCCATCACCTACGATGGTGTAGCCATCCCGGAGATACACTTAAAGCGGAAGCGTAAACCATGATACAATGTCAAACGCGCCCGTACGATGCTGAAAAACATCGTACGGGCGCGTTTTTTATAAAAAAGAATGCAGTAGGCTGTATGGTCAAACAATAAAAAAAGACGTCAAAACATACGTTCTGACGTCAAATTATATGGTGCGGCTAACAGGACTTGAACCTGCACGTCTTGGACACTGGACCCTAAAACCAGCGCGTCTGCCAATTCCGCCATAGCCGCGTAACGACTATTAGTGTAGCAAGTTTGGCAGGGTTTGTCAATGGGGCGTTTAGCCTGCGGTAGAAACAGAATTGCTTGCTGCCGCACTGCTGGCGTTGGTCGCGCCAGTATCCACATCCGCTACCACGCCGTATTCATCCGTTTCTACAGGGTCGGCGTAGACGGCGTAGCGCTGGGTGGTGTGGGTCAGGATGCCGAAAGGATAGCAGGTGTACAGGATGCAGCTGGGCTCCTCGGCGCCCCAGCGCACCTTGTCGATGTCTGTCTCCAAAATCACCTGCATATCGGTGATCTTATAGGCAAAATCGCCCCAGGTGGTCTCCAGGTGAATGATCGCGCCGATCTCGCAGGAGCCGAGGTCGGCGAAGTAGGTGCCGGTGTGGGCACCGATAAAGACGGTGCCGTTCTCGCCGGGCAGCACACAACCGTCCTCGGCATGGCAGCCGGCACCGCGGCTGAACTGTGTCTCGCTGTCGCCCAGGTAGAGGTCACAATCCACATTGGTGTCCTCCACCCAAATGCGGCCAAGTTTGTCGCCATAACGTGTATTTTCGTGAGCTTCACTGGCGGCGGCGACCTGGTTGGCGCGCTTCTGTTTGGCCTCTTCCTCGGCACGGGCAGCGGCTTCGGCAGCCTCCCGCGCAGCGGCCTCGCTGGCAGCTTTGGCGGCGGCTTCACTCTCGGCAGCCGCCTGGGCAGCGCTGGCAGCAGCTTCGCTTTCGGCCTGCAGCCGGGCGCGCTTGGCGTTGGCAGAGACCACCAGCAGGATGGCTGCGGCCACCGAGACGACCATTGCCAGCCCGCAGAGCAGCAGACGGCGTTTCAGGCGGGTTTGTTGTGCTTTGCTCATGGGCGCTCCCCCTCCCCCGTTCAGGTCAGGCTGGCCAGGTAGGCGGCGGGACCGCTTTGGTACAGGTCGCCCCCGTAGGTATCCAGCAGCACGGTCAGCGGGAAGTCCTTGACTACCAGTTTACGCACGGCCTCGCAGCCCAGGTCCGGCCAGGCGATGATTTCGCAGCTCTGCACGCTGTTTGCCATCAGGGCACCGGCCCCGCCGATAGCCGCCAGGTAGACGGCCCCATTTTTAACGACCGACTGTTTGACGGCCTCGCTGCGCTTGCCTTTGCCAATCATACAGGCCAGCCCCAGGTCCAGCAGGCGCGGGGTGTAGGCGTCCATGCGGCCGCTGGTGGTGGGGCCAGCGGCGCCAATAGCACAGCCTGGACGCTCCGGCGTAGGGCCGACGTAGTAAACGGCAGCACCCTCAATCGGGAACGGCAGCTCCTCGCCCTTGTCCAGCAACTCCATCATGCGGGCGTGGGCGGCATCGCGGGCGGTATACACCACGCCGGAAAGCAGCACGGTGTCTCCTGCTTTCAGCGGTGCAAGGTCTGATTTTTGCAGTGGTGTCTGTAAAACATATTGCATGCG is a window encoding:
- a CDS encoding Fe-S-containing hydro-lyase, whose protein sequence is MQYVLQTPLQKSDLAPLKAGDTVLLSGVVYTARDAAHARMMELLDKGEELPFPIEGAAVYYVGPTPERPGCAIGAAGPTTSGRMDAYTPRLLDLGLACMIGKGKRSEAVKQSVVKNGAVYLAAIGGAGALMANSVQSCEIIAWPDLGCEAVRKLVVKDFPLTVLLDTYGGDLYQSGPAAYLASLT
- a CDS encoding class D sortase, which encodes MSKAQQTRLKRRLLLCGLAMVVSVAAAILLVVSANAKRARLQAESEAAASAAQAAAESEAAAKAASEAAAREAAEAAARAEEEAKQKRANQVAAASEAHENTRYGDKLGRIWVEDTNVDCDLYLGDSETQFSRGAGCHAEDGCVLPGENGTVFIGAHTGTYFADLGSCEIGAIIHLETTWGDFAYKITDMQVILETDIDKVRWGAEEPSCILYTCYPFGILTHTTQRYAVYADPVETDEYGVVADVDTGATNASSAAASNSVSTAG
- a CDS encoding PDZ domain-containing protein; this translates as MNSRKFCRQRFGAAGLAALLLAIVLLLCQAHPAFQIEPAAAAGPRSVAVCGTPFGVKMFSDGALVVAFADRYSASGRENPAKEAGLRLGDLIISAAGHPVHSNDDLSAALQTGQGSAVTILYRRGGHEYTAQLTPWADASGVYKAGLWVRDSSAGIGTLTFVDPVAGTFAGLGHPISDVDTGADFTLLSGEIVPVTVTGVRSASPGTAGELRGEFLSDILGIVTGNDATGLYGRWTAQAQNIGTMLPIAAPGEVHTGDAELWTTLSGRTAQHYTVRIERVGSGGQDANRDLTLRITDPALLSATGGIVQGMSGSPLVQDGKLVGAVTHVLVGTPAKGYGIFADTMLKMAETYNQ
- a CDS encoding replication initiation protein; amino-acid sequence: MASKKQPNAPRTNDEVLTPVATYSARGNQTIVRKSNDLIQNAMYSLTLSQQKLMLHIFAMIKPSDTELPRYEMSIYEFLKLCGVDPHNGSMYKQVKKNIEDIANAKVQWIRLAGTQKITMFRWLSSATIDEGTGKIVLTLDQSLKPHLIQLKEFYTTMNITYTLPMKSQYSIKIYELCKSYQNLYLEKKKKGEPLVWSIETLKKQVDCNASNWAHVRRTVLDKAKSEINGKTDILFDYAVYEKDRQRVIAISVTIEPVDKQVADQKLNEITKLRSKRLRKKTTALEVAETGTLDNDPNILTLDYVSVPETTIPYSYGATPDLMAQELGVKAELDKLALVLAPEELDAVHVIIDAMVRMAGAPSDKMIDGGNAVFFQTVNNVIDNCKGLRRWFEGVASRYAAKVIPTARTKRAPMPYLYKSIMNDLEDYRLYVAGIGVEELRDEDAEPTENQAPPVPDLLEADFVEAEPDAAPAQLTSEDAATKKAMIAALEKFSDYENLKGRLSGGQQEALEDIVQMTAYFCRRNVKGKDDGMIEGKANMQFVGSLNRVIARYGDLSPLFEALAVTMDYDTYWKELMKNPRIKNPKLVFQTEIEKALLMPAAVLGEFRARRGQDPLGAPVRDKEVDWLKAFEEV